The Methanoplanus sp. FWC-SCC4 genome has a window encoding:
- a CDS encoding DUF262 domain-containing protein yields the protein MKAKETQLLKFLKIPNQYIIPLYQRTYSWSEKQCAQLWDDILRAGKDKSIKGHFIGSVVYIEKGLYNTTDIPQMLVIDGQQRLTTISLLIAALGQAIKDRDDITEISQRRLNYYYLYNIEEEGELRYKLLLTQNDKESLKKILDENKLPKNPSESIVKNFEFFKDKIENSGVDPLTIYEGLNKLIIVDIALDRENDNPQLIFESLNSTGLQLSQADLIRNYVLMGLDTKDQECLYKEFWYPMEENFHESKEEHIFDRFMRDYLIVKTGKIPRLNQVYEAFKLYTHKIGAPTVHEIISDIYKFSQYFTAMNLFNEEDEKLRKIFFDIKSLRVDVVYPFLIEVYDDYQNKIINKDEFIEILNFTENYIFRRAVCEIPTNSLNKTFAGLSRELYKNNYLDSFKSVMVGMKTYKRYPSDAEFKRELMIRDVYNFRNSWYMLRKLENFNTKESVNLENCSIEHIMPQNENLSAEWQNDLGENWEEIHEQYLHTIGNLTITGYNPELSDRPFIQKRDMEGGFGSSPIRLNRGLSAISKWDVDEIEKRANRLSDRALEVWSYPDISDQNVCNFMNSSIFVKPAFRDLYNKILESIEDLVTESSYEDGGLSIWNTKTDLYLFLRPEKNHINVYFCIPPDEIHIPEGILIEDGRDLEEGYSRTSITSTSQIPQITEIIDKYINS from the coding sequence ATGAAAGCCAAAGAAACACAGCTTCTAAAATTTCTTAAAATTCCAAACCAGTATATTATCCCTCTTTACCAGAGAACATACAGCTGGTCGGAAAAACAATGTGCCCAGCTATGGGATGACATTCTCAGGGCGGGAAAAGACAAATCAATTAAAGGTCATTTCATCGGCTCAGTCGTTTATATTGAAAAAGGACTCTACAACACAACCGATATTCCTCAGATGCTGGTGATAGACGGACAGCAGCGCCTGACAACCATCTCACTTCTGATTGCCGCACTTGGACAGGCAATAAAAGACAGGGACGACATCACTGAAATCAGCCAAAGAAGACTGAATTATTATTACCTATACAATATCGAAGAAGAAGGAGAACTTCGATACAAACTCCTGCTCACCCAGAATGACAAAGAATCACTCAAAAAAATTCTTGATGAGAATAAACTTCCAAAAAATCCATCCGAAAGTATAGTGAAAAATTTTGAATTCTTCAAAGATAAGATTGAAAACTCCGGTGTCGACCCGCTTACAATCTACGAAGGATTAAACAAACTCATAATTGTCGATATTGCACTTGACAGGGAAAATGACAACCCTCAGCTTATCTTTGAGAGCCTGAATTCCACAGGGCTTCAGCTTAGTCAGGCTGATTTAATCCGCAACTATGTTCTAATGGGACTTGATACAAAAGATCAGGAATGCCTGTACAAAGAGTTCTGGTACCCAATGGAAGAGAATTTCCACGAATCTAAAGAAGAACACATCTTTGACAGATTCATGCGAGATTACCTCATTGTTAAGACTGGCAAAATACCACGTTTAAATCAGGTTTATGAAGCATTTAAACTATATACTCATAAAATAGGTGCACCTACTGTGCACGAAATAATCTCCGACATCTACAAATTTTCACAATATTTCACTGCCATGAATCTCTTTAATGAGGAAGATGAAAAGCTAAGAAAAATCTTTTTTGATATCAAAAGCCTGCGGGTTGATGTGGTTTATCCTTTTCTCATTGAAGTCTATGATGATTATCAAAACAAAATCATCAACAAAGATGAATTCATCGAGATCCTAAATTTCACTGAAAACTACATCTTCCGTCGTGCAGTCTGCGAAATACCAACAAACTCATTAAACAAAACCTTTGCCGGCCTCTCCCGTGAACTCTACAAAAATAATTATCTGGACAGTTTTAAGAGTGTAATGGTGGGGATGAAAACCTACAAAAGATATCCATCCGATGCTGAATTCAAAAGAGAACTCATGATAAGAGATGTTTACAATTTCCGCAATTCATGGTATATGCTTCGCAAACTTGAAAACTTCAATACAAAAGAGTCAGTCAATCTCGAAAATTGCTCCATCGAACACATCATGCCTCAGAATGAAAATCTATCAGCTGAATGGCAAAATGATCTTGGCGAAAACTGGGAGGAAATTCATGAACAGTACCTTCACACCATAGGGAATCTTACAATAACCGGATACAATCCTGAATTGAGTGACCGTCCCTTTATTCAGAAAAGAGACATGGAAGGAGGATTTGGCTCAAGCCCCATACGACTAAACCGCGGACTTTCCGCCATTAGTAAATGGGATGTTGATGAGATAGAGAAACGGGCAAACAGGCTTTCAGATCGTGCTTTAGAAGTCTGGAGTTATCCGGACATTTCAGATCAAAATGTCTGCAATTTCATGAATTCATCCATCTTTGTAAAACCCGCATTTAGAGATTTGTACAATAAAATTCTTGAATCCATTGAAGATCTGGTTACTGAATCATCTTATGAAGATGGCGGTCTTTCGATTTGGAATACCAAAACTGATCTTTATCTCTTTTTACGCCCGGAAAAAAATCATATAAATGTATATTTCTGTATTCCGCCTGATGAAATTCATATTCCAGAAGGGATTTTAATCGAAGATGGAAGAGATTTGGAAGAAGGATATTCCAGGACTTCAATAACGAGTACATCTCAGATACCACAGATAACTGAGATAATTGACAAATACATAAATTCCTGA
- a CDS encoding restriction endonuclease subunit S — protein sequence MSDNWESVKFETLYSEPSKNGLTRPKKVRGQGYKMVNMGEIFAYNIIKNPSMELVPLNDKEKSQFSLIDGDLLFARQSLVAEGAGKCSIVLRPSETITFESHLIRVRLNKKESDPSYYFYYFISPQGKGNVQSLVIQVAAAGIRGSELAKLKVPKPPLPTQKKIAAVLSAYDDLIENNNRRIKILEEMAQALYREWFVEFRFPGHEDVKMVDAGDGRMVPEGWECTTLKKVIVLFDRLRKPLSKMERENRKGTYPYYGAAKIFDYIDDYIFDGDFLLMAEDGSVITTDGKPMLQLAHGKFWANNHTHIIQGKEPISLEYLYLTLSILSIIGYVTGAAQPKITQTNLNRIPILYPEISILESFNAITRDIFSRMHSLEKINKNLTQTRDLLLPRLIEGEVEVSDLDIAIAKNGRQ from the coding sequence ATGAGTGATAATTGGGAATCTGTTAAATTTGAAACACTTTACTCAGAACCTTCTAAAAATGGATTGACTCGTCCAAAAAAGGTTCGGGGGCAAGGCTACAAAATGGTAAACATGGGTGAGATTTTCGCATATAATATAATAAAAAATCCATCAATGGAACTTGTTCCTCTTAATGATAAAGAAAAAAGCCAATTTTCTCTAATTGACGGAGATTTACTTTTTGCACGCCAATCTTTAGTCGCAGAAGGAGCTGGAAAATGTTCTATTGTTCTCAGACCATCAGAAACTATAACTTTTGAATCGCACCTTATAAGGGTCAGATTAAACAAAAAAGAATCAGATCCTTCATACTATTTTTACTACTTCATTTCTCCACAAGGCAAAGGAAATGTTCAATCTCTGGTTATACAAGTAGCAGCCGCAGGTATAAGAGGAAGCGAATTGGCTAAATTAAAAGTTCCTAAGCCACCACTCCCCACCCAGAAAAAAATCGCCGCAGTCCTCTCAGCCTACGACGACCTTATAGAGAACAACAACCGGCGCATCAAAATCCTTGAGGAAATGGCGCAGGCACTTTATCGGGAGTGGTTTGTGGAGTTTCGTTTCCCCGGGCATGAGGATGTTAAAATGGTTGATGCCGGGGACGGGCGGATGGTTCCGGAGGGGTGGGAATGTACTACATTAAAGAAAGTAATTGTACTTTTTGATAGGTTAAGGAAGCCATTATCCAAGATGGAACGTGAAAATCGAAAAGGCACATATCCATATTATGGTGCAGCAAAAATTTTTGATTATATTGATGATTATATCTTTGACGGCGATTTCCTTTTAATGGCAGAAGATGGAAGTGTTATCACTACTGATGGTAAACCAATGTTACAATTGGCTCATGGAAAATTTTGGGCCAATAATCACACACATATTATTCAAGGAAAAGAACCCATATCACTTGAGTATTTATATCTTACATTATCAATTCTCAGCATAATTGGATATGTTACCGGTGCAGCACAACCAAAGATCACACAAACTAATCTCAACAGAATACCAATATTATATCCTGAAATTTCTATATTAGAGAGTTTCAATGCAATTACCCGCGATATTTTCAGTAGGATGCACAGTTTAGAGAAAATAAACAAAAATCTCACCCAAACCCGTGATCTCCTCCTCCCCCGGCTCATTGAAGGTGAGGTTGAGGTATCTGATCTTGATATTGCAATTGCAAAAAACGGCAGACAATAA
- a CDS encoding DUF1016 N-terminal domain-containing protein — translation MTEKMPDKYIAAAGNTSQESPALIDDLRKIIDEARGRVAVTVNSAMTLLYWQIGRRINEEILKGSRADYGERIVATLSQQLMAEYGRGFSQKSLRHMIRFAEVFPDEKNVSALMRQLSLNLIKIASIL, via the coding sequence ATGACAGAGAAGATGCCTGACAAATATATAGCAGCAGCGGGAAACACTTCGCAGGAATCACCTGCCCTTATTGACGATCTCAGAAAGATTATTGATGAGGCAAGAGGCCGTGTTGCAGTTACGGTAAACTCTGCCATGACACTTCTTTACTGGCAGATCGGCAGGCGAATTAATGAAGAAATTCTAAAGGGCAGTCGTGCTGATTACGGTGAAAGAATTGTTGCTACACTGTCGCAACAATTGATGGCTGAATACGGACGCGGTTTTTCACAAAAAAGCCTGAGACATATGATCAGGTTTGCCGAAGTTTTCCCGGACGAAAAAAATGTCTCAGCACTGATGAGACAATTGAGCCTAAATTTAATCAAAATAGCAAGTATATTATAA
- a CDS encoding type I restriction-modification system subunit M, translated as MATNNNEIENRLWAAADQLWANSDLRPSEYSIPVLGLIFLRYADLKFTLAKEEIEAEGSGTGRRKIGKQNYHSKGILFIPETARFSYLQKLPEGEDLGTAINTAMKLIEAENEELKDVLPKTYTRIENITLVELLRILSTIPAMEGDAFGKIYEYFLGKFAMKEGQKGGEFFTPTSLVRLIVNILQPYHGRIFDPASGSGGMFVQSARFILNHQKDPGKELSVFGQERVAETIRLAKMNLAVHGLSGDIRQGNTYYEDLHNSFSRFDFVMANPPFNVSGVDKERIKDDPRFLLGTPSTDNANYLWIQLFYNSLNEKGRAGFVMANSAADARGAELAIRKSIIESGEVDTMIAISPNFFYTVTLPCTLWFFDRSKTETKRKDKVLFIDARQTFVQVDRAHREFSSEQIEFLANIARLSRGEKPEYILGSEDLTKEHFPDEKYADIPGLCKVAAIADIEEQGWSLNPGRYVGIPAREDDGFDFKERLLELNEELEVLNAEARELEDRISENVAKLLES; from the coding sequence ATGGCGACGAACAACAACGAAATTGAGAACCGGCTTTGGGCGGCGGCAGATCAGCTGTGGGCCAACTCTGACCTCCGGCCGTCGGAATACTCAATACCTGTACTTGGTCTGATTTTCCTCAGGTATGCTGACCTGAAATTCACACTTGCAAAGGAAGAAATTGAGGCAGAAGGATCAGGAACAGGACGCCGCAAAATTGGAAAACAAAACTATCATTCAAAGGGTATCCTTTTTATTCCGGAAACGGCACGCTTCTCATATCTTCAGAAACTCCCCGAAGGTGAGGATCTGGGCACTGCCATAAACACGGCGATGAAACTGATTGAGGCTGAAAACGAGGAGCTAAAGGATGTTCTTCCAAAGACCTACACCAGAATAGAAAATATAACACTTGTCGAACTCTTAAGAATCCTTTCAACAATTCCGGCAATGGAGGGAGATGCGTTTGGTAAAATATACGAGTATTTCCTCGGCAAATTCGCTATGAAGGAGGGGCAGAAGGGCGGGGAGTTCTTCACGCCGACAAGCCTTGTAAGACTGATTGTAAACATTCTTCAGCCATATCACGGAAGGATATTTGATCCGGCATCCGGCAGTGGCGGTATGTTTGTCCAGAGTGCCAGATTCATTTTAAACCACCAGAAAGATCCGGGAAAGGAACTCTCGGTCTTCGGTCAGGAGAGAGTGGCAGAAACAATCCGGCTTGCAAAGATGAACCTTGCAGTCCACGGACTTTCCGGCGACATCAGACAGGGGAACACCTACTATGAGGATCTGCACAACAGTTTCAGCCGGTTTGATTTTGTGATGGCAAATCCGCCATTTAACGTCTCCGGTGTTGACAAGGAGAGGATTAAGGATGACCCGAGATTTTTGCTTGGCACACCTTCGACTGACAACGCGAATTATCTCTGGATTCAGCTCTTCTACAATTCACTGAATGAGAAGGGTCGTGCAGGTTTTGTGATGGCAAACTCGGCGGCTGATGCACGCGGTGCGGAACTTGCAATCAGAAAAAGTATCATTGAGTCAGGGGAGGTGGATACGATGATCGCGATTTCGCCTAACTTCTTCTACACCGTAACACTGCCATGCACTTTGTGGTTCTTCGACCGCTCAAAAACTGAGACAAAAAGAAAGGACAAGGTTCTCTTCATTGATGCGAGACAGACTTTTGTGCAGGTGGACAGGGCACACCGCGAATTTTCATCCGAACAGATAGAATTTCTGGCAAACATCGCCAGACTCTCACGCGGAGAAAAACCCGAATATATCCTGGGCAGCGAAGACTTGACAAAAGAGCACTTCCCTGATGAGAAATACGCGGACATCCCCGGCCTTTGCAAAGTTGCAGCCATCGCTGACATTGAAGAGCAGGGATGGAGTTTAAATCCCGGGCGGTATGTCGGAATCCCCGCAAGGGAGGACGACGGTTTTGACTTTAAAGAGCGCCTTTTGGAATTAAACGAGGAGCTTGAAGTTTTAAACGCCGAGGCACGGGAGCTTGAGGATAGGATTTCAGAGAATGTCGCAAAGCTTCTGGAGAGCTGA